A window of the Elusimicrobiota bacterium genome harbors these coding sequences:
- a CDS encoding adenylate/guanylate cyclase domain-containing protein codes for MKNSPGYHSKGPYEMNLFADSILETCARKKLGLKATLDIFLPKIAQEFGTDAAALETSNEDLNKEVFSWKAAPAFELGKTPAKVSVAGSRGLQWVSQPLDLDGRRVGTLAFGYRGSVNVDEDYRARLNAVCEELDGTLWNIQSAALKQKLMERMTRCLTRSVLRDAIDEAVVALHAEIPFRHLGLVYLNDDAAEGERIQYRIYRGRRCVHDSEQRPHKALSLAIKTHGIHLLDPERHMVRRLLGLNEGIGFTLSGRAAGAAQLGKLVTEVKNGLSTFGRDLMSIFANSISQRLIDYNRERRHMAKFFSPSTVSELLSDPDYMRKHLSPRVKTIAILYVDINSFTKLCEKGLRRPDRIGDFVDYWSEGAVRIAWNHGGTFDKMVGDCVIIHFGPPFFRESQAGCARQAALAALEIQDFTARLGNLPRYRGLAGKIKAKGLGVAAGVNLCPAAVGLFGPNHDFTAFSSGMNQAARLQSKAGFRETLVMASAKDAMLKAGLAGGLRFEGPYETEAKNVAKPLRYFRLKAATKR; via the coding sequence ATGAAGAACAGCCCCGGATACCACAGCAAAGGACCTTACGAAATGAACCTTTTCGCCGATTCGATCCTTGAAACCTGCGCGAGAAAAAAGCTCGGCCTGAAAGCCACGCTCGATATTTTCCTGCCGAAAATAGCGCAAGAATTCGGCACTGACGCCGCCGCCCTGGAAACCAGCAACGAGGACCTCAACAAAGAAGTTTTCAGCTGGAAAGCCGCCCCGGCTTTTGAATTGGGAAAAACCCCGGCCAAAGTAAGCGTGGCCGGTTCGCGCGGCCTGCAATGGGTGTCCCAGCCGCTGGACCTGGACGGACGGCGTGTAGGCACCCTGGCCTTCGGCTACCGCGGCTCGGTCAATGTGGACGAGGATTACCGCGCCCGCCTGAATGCGGTATGCGAGGAGCTGGACGGCACGCTCTGGAACATACAGAGCGCGGCGTTAAAACAGAAGCTGATGGAACGCATGACGCGCTGCCTGACGCGCAGCGTCCTGCGCGACGCCATAGACGAGGCGGTGGTAGCCCTGCACGCCGAGATCCCGTTCCGCCACCTTGGACTGGTCTATCTTAACGACGACGCGGCTGAAGGCGAGCGCATACAGTACCGCATCTACCGCGGCAGACGCTGCGTGCACGATTCCGAGCAGCGGCCCCACAAAGCCCTGAGCTTGGCCATAAAAACTCATGGCATACACCTGCTGGACCCTGAAAGACACATGGTCCGCCGCCTGCTGGGGCTGAACGAAGGGATAGGTTTCACGCTTAGCGGCAGGGCCGCCGGCGCGGCCCAACTGGGGAAGCTGGTGACCGAAGTGAAAAACGGGCTTTCCACCTTCGGGCGTGACCTTATGAGCATCTTCGCTAATTCCATAAGCCAGCGCCTGATAGATTATAACCGCGAGCGGCGCCACATGGCCAAATTTTTTTCCCCCTCCACGGTCTCTGAACTGCTGAGCGACCCGGACTATATGCGCAAGCACCTGTCGCCCAGAGTAAAGACCATAGCCATACTTTACGTGGACATAAACTCTTTCACCAAGCTGTGCGAAAAAGGCCTGCGCCGCCCGGACCGGATAGGGGATTTCGTGGACTACTGGAGCGAAGGGGCCGTGCGCATAGCCTGGAACCACGGCGGCACTTTCGACAAGATGGTCGGCGACTGCGTGATAATACACTTCGGCCCTCCTTTCTTCCGTGAATCGCAGGCCGGCTGCGCGCGCCAAGCCGCTCTGGCGGCGCTTGAGATACAGGATTTCACCGCCCGCCTGGGGAACCTGCCGCGCTACCGCGGCCTCGCGGGCAAGATAAAGGCGAAGGGGCTTGGCGTGGCCGCCGGAGTAAACCTCTGCCCGGCCGCCGTGGGACTCTTCGGCCCCAACCACGACTTCACCGCCTTTTCCAGCGGCATGAACCAGGCAGCCCGTCTGCAGTCCAAGGCAGGTTTCCGCGAGACCCTGGTAATGGCCTCGGCTAAGGACGCCATGCTGAAGGCCGGCCTGGCCGGGGGCCTGCGCTTTGAAGGGCCGTACGAGACCGAGGCAAAGAACGTCGCCAAGCCGCTGCGCTACTTCAGGCTGAAGGCCGCAACAAAACGTTAG
- a CDS encoding cation:proton antiporter, giving the protein MEHIYVISALWLGLAVLSAIISYHLKLSIALVEICVGVLAGTAANKYFGHNSLGSDQEWLKFLASSGAVFLTFLAGAELDHKVMKAKLKEVLVVGFVGFLAPFAGASVFSYYLLHWGLQASLLAGVALSTTSMAVVYAVMIETGLNSTEFGKGILGACFVNDLGTVIALGLIFSPFTYKTIVFIGATALILSVFPYITNHLTDVYGNRTAAIRVKWVSFILFAMGALSVWADSEAVLPAYMAGMVLAEFASDNQLWIKRLRSLTVGFLTPFYFIRAGSFVSIPALVSAPMVFVILFASKVSTKIFGLYPVISIFRKDRSEKWYYTLLMSTGLTFGSISALYGLTHGIIDERQYSFLIITVIASAVIPTAVANFKFLPAHLLANIKQHAQKAETARDE; this is encoded by the coding sequence ATGGAACACATCTACGTCATAAGCGCGTTGTGGCTGGGGCTTGCCGTTCTGTCCGCGATAATATCCTACCACCTGAAATTATCCATAGCACTGGTAGAGATCTGCGTGGGCGTTCTTGCCGGGACGGCCGCTAATAAATATTTCGGACATAATTCGCTGGGTTCCGATCAGGAATGGCTGAAATTTTTGGCCTCGTCCGGGGCTGTGTTTTTGACATTTCTTGCCGGTGCGGAGTTGGACCATAAGGTCATGAAAGCTAAATTGAAAGAGGTCCTGGTGGTGGGCTTCGTCGGCTTTCTGGCGCCTTTCGCGGGCGCGTCGGTTTTCAGCTATTATCTGCTTCACTGGGGCCTGCAGGCAAGCCTGCTTGCGGGGGTTGCCTTGTCCACAACTTCAATGGCCGTGGTGTATGCCGTGATGATAGAAACGGGCCTTAACTCCACGGAATTCGGCAAGGGAATACTGGGCGCCTGCTTTGTGAACGACCTGGGCACCGTTATAGCCCTTGGCCTGATCTTCTCACCGTTTACTTATAAGACGATTGTTTTCATCGGAGCCACGGCTCTGATACTTTCCGTCTTTCCTTATATAACCAACCACCTGACTGATGTTTACGGCAACAGGACGGCGGCCATACGGGTTAAATGGGTCTCGTTCATTTTATTCGCCATGGGCGCTTTAAGCGTGTGGGCCGACAGCGAAGCGGTTTTGCCCGCCTACATGGCCGGCATGGTGCTGGCGGAATTCGCGTCGGACAACCAGCTTTGGATCAAAAGGCTCAGAAGCCTGACCGTGGGTTTTTTAACGCCGTTCTATTTTATAAGGGCGGGTTCGTTCGTCTCAATACCGGCGCTTGTTTCCGCGCCGATGGTCTTTGTGATCCTGTTCGCAAGCAAGGTCTCCACCAAAATATTCGGTTTATACCCGGTGATCTCCATTTTCAGGAAAGACAGGTCCGAAAAATGGTACTACACACTGCTTATGTCGACCGGCCTGACCTTCGGCAGCATCTCGGCCTTGTACGGCCTGACGCACGGCATAATAGACGAAAGGCAATATTCATTTTTGATAATAACCGTGATAGCGTCGGCTGTCATTCCGACCGCGGTGGCCAATTTTAAATTTTTACCCGCGCATTTACTGGCCAACATTAAACAGCACGCCCAGAAAGCCGAAACAGCCCGGGACGAATAG
- a CDS encoding DedA family protein, producing the protein MAYILKFIDVLLHLDKYLGQVIQSFGAWTYLILFTIIFCETGFVVTPFLPGDSLLFAIGAFSALGYLDLSKVWPLLIFAAIAGDNSNYAFGKFVGPKVFNYENSRIFRKEYLARTHNFYEKYGGKTIILAKYVPIVRTFAPFVAGVGAMTYPRFLMFNIIGGATWVTLLMLAGYFFGNMPVVKNNFSAVIFAIIILSVMPGVIEYIRHKRASR; encoded by the coding sequence TTGGCTTACATACTGAAATTTATAGATGTTCTGCTGCATCTGGATAAATACCTGGGGCAGGTAATACAAAGTTTCGGCGCGTGGACCTATCTGATACTTTTTACCATCATTTTCTGCGAGACCGGCTTTGTGGTAACGCCTTTTCTGCCGGGGGATTCTTTGCTGTTCGCCATAGGCGCGTTCTCGGCGCTTGGTTATCTGGACCTTTCAAAGGTCTGGCCGCTGCTGATATTTGCGGCCATTGCGGGGGACAATTCAAATTACGCTTTCGGCAAATTTGTGGGGCCGAAGGTCTTTAACTACGAGAACTCAAGGATCTTCAGAAAAGAGTATCTCGCCCGGACGCACAATTTTTACGAAAAATACGGCGGCAAGACCATAATACTCGCCAAATACGTGCCCATAGTGCGCACCTTCGCGCCTTTTGTGGCGGGCGTGGGGGCCATGACCTATCCGCGGTTTTTGATGTTCAATATTATCGGCGGGGCCACCTGGGTAACGCTCTTAATGCTGGCCGGCTACTTTTTCGGGAATATGCCTGTGGTTAAAAACAATTTTTCAGCGGTTATTTTTGCCATCATCATCCTGTCGGTGATGCCCGGTGTTATAGAATACATCAGGCATAAACGAGCCAGCCGGTAA
- a CDS encoding TetR/AcrR family transcriptional regulator has translation MIKTKTPSVNNKDAAGGNQERILAAAAALFTRRGFHGTSTRDIASGAGVSLGNIYNHFPTKEAIFVSLLEKCEKEYFNPEQPLIKALSQTAFPDNIEALGFASRETVKKFSTYTLLIYVDVVEFQARHVSKIFSNMRNGYNAALKASPVRAKNKIAADIDPAAALMMVTWNYFNYFIMENLFKVKGHYGLPDDAVVKLFARVFSRGILAKG, from the coding sequence ATGATAAAAACAAAAACACCTTCAGTCAACAACAAGGACGCCGCAGGCGGCAACCAGGAGCGGATACTTGCGGCCGCGGCCGCGCTTTTTACCAGGCGGGGCTTTCACGGCACTTCCACGCGCGATATCGCGTCCGGCGCCGGAGTGTCGCTGGGGAACATATACAACCATTTTCCCACCAAAGAGGCCATATTCGTTTCCCTGCTTGAAAAGTGCGAAAAAGAGTATTTCAACCCAGAGCAGCCGCTTATAAAAGCTCTTTCGCAGACCGCATTCCCAGACAACATCGAGGCCCTGGGGTTCGCCTCAAGGGAGACGGTGAAGAAGTTCTCGACCTACACGCTGCTTATTTATGTGGACGTGGTGGAATTTCAGGCCCGGCATGTATCTAAAATTTTCAGTAATATGCGCAACGGTTACAATGCGGCCCTTAAAGCCTCGCCCGTGAGGGCAAAAAACAAAATAGCCGCCGACATCGACCCCGCGGCCGCCCTTATGATGGTCACCTGGAACTATTTCAATTACTTCATAATGGAGAACCTTTTCAAGGTTAAGGGGCATTACGGCCTGCCGGACGATGCGGTGGTTAAACTTTTCGCGCGCGTGTTCAGCCGCGGGATACTTGCTAAAGGCTGA
- a CDS encoding 4-hydroxybutyrate--acetyl-CoA CoA transferase, whose product MIAIKKNKTVKRSVYGEKLISAREAAAKIRSGDDVVVAQCASEPQGCMAQFHTAAGVRDVRVFSVLTLKPYDFYMKPEMKGRFELASWFHAPGSRQALAAGAGTVTYVPNMLHRAALDRIYARKPDIFFGTCTPPDTRGFVSLSLGVTYEKDVIEAAGTVILEVNRNLPRTFGDTHLRVEDVDFFVENDQEVPTLPSPSPDATELAIGGHIAELVPDGATIQLGIGGIPNAAALALKGKKDLGVHTEMMVDSVMELYEAGVITNKRKTLLKDKFVCTFAMGSRKLYDWLDDNPAVEFRRGAWVNDPAVIRQNSRMTSINTCLMVDLTGQVASESIGTAQYSGTGGQTDTAVGAKEAYDGLGKSIIACRSTARGGKVSTIVPVLPEGTAVTLHRANTDHIVTEHGIAYMRGRTVRERARNLIAAAHPDFRCELEVQAVKLGYI is encoded by the coding sequence ATGATTGCCATTAAAAAAAATAAAACCGTTAAAAGATCCGTCTACGGGGAAAAACTAATTTCGGCCCGCGAGGCCGCGGCCAAAATCAGATCCGGCGACGACGTGGTGGTGGCGCAGTGCGCTTCGGAGCCGCAGGGCTGCATGGCCCAGTTCCACACGGCTGCCGGCGTGCGCGACGTGCGCGTGTTTTCCGTGCTTACGCTCAAGCCTTACGATTTTTATATGAAGCCGGAAATGAAAGGCCGTTTTGAATTGGCCAGCTGGTTTCACGCGCCGGGCTCAAGGCAGGCTCTGGCCGCCGGCGCCGGCACCGTCACCTATGTGCCGAACATGCTGCACCGTGCCGCCCTTGACCGCATATACGCGCGGAAGCCGGATATTTTCTTCGGCACTTGCACCCCGCCGGACACCAGAGGTTTTGTGTCGCTCTCCCTTGGCGTGACCTATGAAAAAGACGTTATCGAGGCCGCCGGTACCGTTATCCTTGAAGTGAACCGCAACCTGCCGCGCACTTTCGGCGATACGCATCTGCGCGTTGAAGATGTGGATTTTTTTGTCGAAAACGACCAGGAGGTGCCCACCCTGCCTTCGCCCTCGCCCGACGCGACAGAGCTTGCCATCGGGGGCCACATAGCGGAACTGGTGCCGGACGGAGCGACCATACAGCTTGGCATAGGCGGCATTCCCAACGCCGCCGCGCTGGCGCTTAAGGGCAAGAAAGACCTGGGCGTGCATACCGAAATGATGGTGGATTCCGTAATGGAGCTTTACGAGGCGGGGGTAATAACGAACAAGCGTAAAACGCTGCTTAAAGACAAGTTCGTGTGCACTTTTGCCATGGGTTCGCGCAAACTCTACGACTGGCTTGACGATAACCCGGCGGTGGAATTCCGCCGCGGCGCCTGGGTGAACGACCCCGCCGTGATACGGCAGAATTCCCGCATGACTTCCATAAATACCTGCCTGATGGTGGACCTTACCGGCCAGGTGGCCAGCGAGTCCATAGGAACGGCGCAATATTCAGGCACCGGCGGCCAGACCGACACGGCCGTGGGGGCCAAGGAAGCGTACGACGGACTGGGGAAGTCCATAATTGCCTGCCGCTCCACGGCGCGCGGCGGCAAAGTGTCAACGATAGTACCGGTATTGCCGGAAGGTACGGCTGTTACCCTGCACCGGGCCAATACCGACCATATAGTGACGGAGCATGGCATAGCCTATATGCGCGGGCGCACGGTGCGGGAACGGGCCCGCAATCTGATAGCCGCGGCGCATCCCGATTTCAGGTGCGAGCTTGAAGTGCAGGCGGTAAAATTGGGGTACATATAA
- a CDS encoding acetyl-CoA C-acetyltransferase: MKEVFIAEGVRTAIGSFGGALADFSSVELGKAAAKALLERAKVNPADIDEALFGSIFQAGVGQNMARQIAIGAGIPNSKTAMTVNMLCGSGLRTVAMAAQQIKCGDADMIIAGGAESMTNAPYLLKKARYGYKMGHGELLDSMISDGLWDIFNNYHMGVTAENLAAKYGLGREEQDKFAALSQNKAEKAIKEGRFKDEIIPVAIPQRKGDPVMFTQDEFPKPGVTVEGLAKLRPAFKKDGTVTAANASGINDGAACVLAASEDAVKKHSLEPMARIVSYGWAGVDPAIMGIGPADAVRLALKRAGWQLKDVELIEANEAFAAQSLAVAKELGFNSDVVNVNGGAIALGHPVGASGARILVTLLHEMKKRNVKKGLATLCIGGGMGIAMCVER; encoded by the coding sequence ATGAAAGAAGTGTTCATAGCGGAAGGAGTAAGGACGGCGATAGGCAGTTTCGGCGGGGCGCTTGCCGATTTCAGTTCCGTGGAATTGGGCAAGGCCGCGGCAAAAGCACTGCTTGAGCGCGCCAAGGTTAACCCGGCCGACATTGACGAGGCGCTTTTCGGCAGCATTTTCCAGGCGGGCGTGGGTCAGAACATGGCCAGGCAGATAGCCATAGGCGCCGGTATACCCAACAGCAAAACGGCCATGACCGTGAATATGCTTTGCGGTTCGGGTCTTCGGACAGTGGCCATGGCGGCCCAACAGATAAAGTGCGGCGACGCCGACATGATAATAGCCGGCGGCGCTGAGAGCATGACCAACGCTCCGTACCTGTTGAAAAAAGCGCGCTACGGCTATAAGATGGGCCACGGGGAACTGCTGGATTCAATGATAAGCGACGGTCTGTGGGACATTTTTAATAATTACCACATGGGAGTGACGGCTGAAAATCTGGCCGCCAAGTACGGCCTTGGCAGGGAAGAGCAGGATAAGTTCGCGGCCCTGTCGCAGAACAAGGCCGAGAAGGCCATAAAGGAAGGCCGCTTTAAGGATGAAATAATTCCCGTGGCCATTCCTCAGCGCAAAGGCGACCCTGTGATGTTTACGCAGGACGAATTTCCCAAGCCGGGGGTTACGGTGGAAGGACTGGCCAAACTCCGGCCCGCTTTCAAGAAAGACGGCACGGTTACGGCGGCCAACGCCTCCGGAATTAACGACGGCGCGGCCTGCGTGCTGGCGGCGTCCGAAGACGCGGTGAAGAAACACTCACTGGAACCGATGGCCAGAATAGTTTCATACGGCTGGGCCGGCGTGGACCCCGCGATAATGGGCATAGGCCCCGCCGATGCGGTGCGCCTGGCTTTGAAGCGCGCCGGCTGGCAGCTTAAGGATGTTGAGCTGATAGAGGCCAATGAGGCCTTTGCGGCGCAGTCGCTCGCGGTGGCAAAAGAACTGGGCTTCAACAGCGACGTTGTAAATGTGAACGGCGGCGCCATAGCGCTGGGACATCCCGTCGGGGCCAGCGGCGCGCGGATACTTGTAACCCTGCTGCACGAGATGAAAAAACGCAATGTGAAGAAGGGTCTTGCCACCCTCTGCATAGGCGGCGGCATGGGCATAGCCATGTGCGTTGAGCGGTAA
- a CDS encoding class A beta-lactamase-related serine hydrolase, with protein MKKTLSAVFISAIGLSPACAADSAGMNAFLKDLSGKLDLSTACISIIDLSNPSSPERGGWRDAEVQPAASVIKLNLLAGVYNAVSGGVSLNSKITITTNNWTGTWDPNADGIPDSDPPILVGETWTLAKLTEVMIRRSDNVAANTLIDFLDRKKVTVFVQSAGLTSTYVRHKLSSDITVRDPEATGYNQMPAHDAATLLMLVAGRKLVSPEASDAMYATLSGQLDRELIAAALPQEASYAGKTGELDAARNDAAIVKAPGREYVLVVYTQLPGPQGKPLIQAIAKAVDEFIKNSGPVKP; from the coding sequence ATGAAAAAAACCTTATCAGCCGTTTTTATCTCAGCAATAGGCTTAAGCCCGGCCTGCGCGGCGGACAGCGCCGGAATGAACGCTTTCCTTAAAGACCTGTCAGGCAAGCTTGATCTCTCCACGGCCTGCATCTCCATAATAGACCTGAGCAACCCGTCCTCTCCCGAACGCGGCGGCTGGCGCGACGCCGAAGTGCAGCCCGCGGCCAGCGTGATAAAGCTGAATCTGCTGGCCGGTGTCTACAACGCCGTGAGCGGCGGCGTGTCCCTGAACTCGAAGATAACGATAACAACGAACAACTGGACCGGCACCTGGGACCCGAATGCGGACGGCATACCCGACTCCGATCCGCCGATACTCGTAGGCGAGACCTGGACGCTGGCTAAACTGACCGAGGTTATGATACGCCGCAGCGACAACGTCGCCGCCAACACGCTGATAGATTTTCTCGACAGAAAAAAGGTGACGGTTTTTGTACAAAGCGCAGGCCTTACTTCCACTTATGTGCGCCATAAACTTTCCAGCGACATAACCGTGCGCGACCCTGAAGCCACAGGCTATAACCAGATGCCGGCGCACGACGCCGCGACACTGCTGATGCTGGTTGCCGGCAGAAAACTGGTCAGTCCGGAAGCCTCGGACGCCATGTACGCGACGCTTTCGGGCCAGCTTGACAGGGAGCTGATAGCCGCCGCACTGCCGCAGGAAGCCTCTTATGCCGGCAAGACCGGAGAACTCGACGCCGCCAGGAACGACGCCGCCATAGTAAAGGCCCCGGGCCGTGAATACGTGCTGGTGGTTTACACGCAGCTGCCCGGCCCGCAGGGCAAGCCTCTGATACAGGCCATAGCCAAAGCCGTGGACGAGTTTATTAAGAACAGCGGCCCTGTTAAGCCTTAA
- a CDS encoding sensor histidine kinase — MKTESSRKNVKKTGLGKTASSILPPEQAIHALRQEVPKNEIIHALRERVKELTALHSAVCILQDDRLEPAQVLGRVVKLIPPAWQYPEITAGRIAVGECSARTAGFRRTRWRQSCDFKISGGMSGRIEVFYFKKMPPEAEGPFLAEERNLINSLADMLRTYFERRTASQALISAHRNLEKRVRERTADLEKLNSALKAEVAERERRQKEILSYQEKLRRLSSELILTEERERHEIATDLHDIIGQTLAMAKMKAGALHAHCAAPEAARELKKLSGFIEEAIFGTRNLTFQLASPILYELGLESALERLAEDTRRRHGMAVDFQDDGKSKPLPTETRIMIFKAARELLVNAVKHSGAGAVKMRVRRARGKIVVTVADNGRGFNVEARSVYDGKKSGFGLFSIREKMSHLGGSFLVNSKSGGGTLAVITAPLGKDQKHGKNNTYL, encoded by the coding sequence ATGAAGACAGAAAGCAGCCGCAAAAATGTAAAAAAAACCGGTCTTGGTAAGACGGCGTCTTCCATACTGCCGCCCGAGCAGGCTATACATGCGCTGCGGCAGGAAGTTCCTAAAAACGAAATAATACACGCCCTGCGCGAAAGGGTCAAGGAACTTACCGCGCTTCACTCCGCCGTCTGCATACTGCAGGACGACAGGCTTGAACCGGCTCAGGTGCTGGGCCGCGTGGTAAAACTCATTCCTCCCGCCTGGCAGTACCCCGAAATAACCGCCGGCCGCATTGCGGTGGGCGAATGTTCGGCGCGTACAGCCGGCTTCAGGCGCACGCGCTGGCGCCAGTCCTGCGATTTTAAGATAAGCGGCGGCATGTCCGGCAGGATAGAGGTGTTTTACTTTAAGAAGATGCCGCCGGAAGCGGAAGGCCCGTTTCTCGCCGAAGAACGGAACCTTATAAACTCGCTCGCCGACATGCTCAGGACATATTTTGAACGCCGTACGGCGTCCCAGGCGCTGATAAGCGCCCACAGGAACCTTGAAAAACGCGTCCGCGAGAGAACAGCGGACCTTGAAAAGCTTAACTCCGCCCTGAAAGCCGAGGTGGCGGAACGCGAAAGGCGCCAGAAAGAGATACTTTCCTACCAGGAAAAACTGCGGCGGCTTTCTTCGGAACTTATACTTACCGAGGAGCGGGAACGCCATGAAATAGCCACGGATCTGCACGATATTATAGGCCAGACGCTGGCCATGGCAAAAATGAAAGCGGGTGCGCTGCATGCTCACTGCGCTGCGCCTGAAGCGGCGCGTGAACTGAAGAAACTGTCCGGTTTCATTGAGGAAGCTATTTTCGGGACCAGAAATCTCACCTTCCAGCTGGCTTCCCCGATACTTTATGAACTGGGACTTGAAAGCGCGCTTGAGCGTTTGGCCGAAGATACCCGCCGCCGCCACGGCATGGCGGTGGACTTTCAGGATGACGGAAAATCAAAACCCCTGCCCACGGAAACGCGGATAATGATATTCAAGGCCGCCCGCGAACTTCTGGTTAACGCCGTGAAACATTCCGGCGCCGGGGCCGTAAAAATGCGGGTGCGCCGCGCCCGCGGAAAAATAGTGGTGACGGTCGCCGATAACGGCAGGGGCTTTAATGTAGAAGCGCGCTCGGTTTACGACGGGAAAAAGAGCGGGTTCGGGCTTTTCTCCATAAGGGAAAAGATGTCGCACCTGGGCGGCTCGTTCCTGGTGAACTCAAAATCCGGCGGCGGGACGCTGGCCGTTATAACAGCGCCTCTAGGAAAGGATCAGAAACATGGAAAAAACAATACTTATCTGTGA
- a CDS encoding response regulator transcription factor produces MEKTILICDDHKIFREGLRALLEKQPGIKVAGEARDGLEAVHLCRELSPDIVIMDISMPGLNGIEAARKIAKAKKTARVIALSMHNDRKYVTEIFKAGARAYLLKDSAFEELLDAIKAVSCGRVFLSAGITSLVLSDYIKNPAKNSQSAFTLLSAREREVLQLFAEGLSTKEISAKLGVSVKTVETHRKRIMEKLNIKNIAGLTKYAVKEGLVSL; encoded by the coding sequence ATGGAAAAAACAATACTTATCTGTGACGACCATAAAATATTCCGCGAGGGTCTGCGGGCGCTTCTTGAAAAGCAGCCCGGCATAAAAGTGGCGGGCGAGGCCCGCGACGGGCTTGAAGCCGTGCACCTGTGCAGGGAACTGTCGCCCGACATAGTTATAATGGATATTTCCATGCCGGGCCTTAACGGGATAGAGGCCGCCCGCAAAATAGCGAAAGCAAAAAAAACAGCGCGCGTAATAGCCCTTTCCATGCACAACGACAGAAAATATGTCACTGAAATATTCAAGGCCGGGGCCCGCGCCTATCTGCTGAAGGATTCGGCTTTTGAAGAACTGCTGGACGCCATAAAAGCCGTTTCATGCGGCCGCGTTTTTTTGAGCGCCGGTATAACCAGCCTGGTGCTCAGTGATTACATAAAAAACCCGGCGAAAAATTCCCAAAGCGCTTTCACCCTGCTTTCGGCCAGGGAGCGGGAAGTGCTGCAGCTTTTTGCGGAAGGCCTGAGCACCAAGGAAATTTCCGCCAAACTGGGAGTAAGCGTCAAAACCGTGGAAACCCACCGCAAGAGGATAATGGAAAAGCTTAATATCAAAAACATAGCCGGCCTTACCAAGTACGCCGTGAAGGAAGGCCTTGTAAGTCTGTAA